GAGAGGAACCACTGATGTTACCAGCATTGCCTGTCATCTCATTTCCAGATTCAGATCATCCCAGGTGGTTGCTGAGCTGTAGGAAGAAGACAGGGCAAccagcaggaagaaaatttttgcatttctattCAATTTCCATATTTGTAGTGAAAATCTAATCAatgctcattttctttcttctaccagttttccttttcccgCTGACAAAACAGCCAGTGCAGGAGGTGGGAGGATTCTAAAAGGTTTGAATTACAGTTTATTTCGATCATTCCTTGTTTTCAGACTGCTTGCCTAAAAAAAATTCCCCTTTACCTCAAAAACTGATTGAAGCCACCTCCAAACAGCCAGTATGTGTGGGAAAAGGTGGAGGGGAATGGGAACATGGAAAATGAGACAACAGGGTCTCCTATCATTAGCAGGGTAAGAAGAGGAAACTTAGGAACTATAAACCAGACAACTTCAAGTCACAAAAACCCAGTGGGACATTTAATCAAAGAAAAAGATGAGTAATAACCGTGACCATCACCAAGGATGAATCATTTCAGATGagtctgttttccttctgtgacGGATCCCAGTCCTTTGTTTAACATTATTATTCACTGTTATTTCACTGATAATTTGTAGTGGAGAATGTGCTTATCAAGTTCTCAGATGTTCCTGAGCTGCAAACAGCCCAAAGCACTGACTTCAAACTGATGCAAACGAATCGGGGTGATCAGTTCAGTAGGGAAATCCTGACATTTAGGGAAGAGTGACTGTCCAAACACATGGCAAACAAGCAGAAGGTCTATCAGCTGCACCCCTTGTGAGTTATTCTATTGCCATTTTGAATTTCAATATGGGGTGTATAAACAAGAACTGTTTGTAAAACACACAATGTTTTCCCTCCTCATTCCAGCAAGAGGACCTCTCAACTGGTTGCCTAAGATCAGCTTCCTCAAACTCATTTCCTGTTGTAATTTTAGCTcatcttttaatgaaaatgagCTCCCTGAGATGCCACTTGCCTTGGTGACATCATATAACAAAACACTGTGCTGTTCTGGGGGTGTCTTTGGACCACAGGTGCTTTGTCCACCATGAGTAAATACTGATGAGAGCCAAGAAAGGCCTCCAGAGAGTGGAGACATCAGAACAGGCTTTTGTCTCACTTGGAGATGTTCATCTTCCTTCTtgccctgcagctgcctggtGTGGCTCTGCCTCCTGAGTGCTGCCATGGCTTGGACCAGGGGGCTCTGTGCCACCCAGGGGCTGTTTGGGGCTACTGCTGCTGTGGCAATGCAGAGGTTGCCTTCACATGTCCCATcagcactggagctgcagcaatGCCAGCTGCAAAACCACCCTGGGCCAGCACTGGGGcaaatatttcatagaatcatagaatcaattgggttggaaaaggcctctgagatcatcaaatccaacccttggtccaactccagtccatttaccagatcatggcactcagtgccacggacaagctcacttgaaaaacctccaggaatggggaatccaccccctctctgggcagcccattccaatgcctgagcactctctctgcaaagaagttttttctgatctccaacttcaatttcccctggcagagcttgagcccatcgtgcccccttgtcctattgctgagtgcctgggagaatagaccaacccccacctggccagaacttcccttcaggcagttccagacagtgctgaggtcacctctgagcctcctcttctccaggctgaacacccccagctccctcagcctctccccacagcacttgtgctccagtcccttctccagcctcgttgctcttctctggtcccgctccagcccctcaatctctttcctcaactgaggggcccagaactgaacacaacactcaaggtgtggcccccccaaggcagagtccaggggaagggtcactgcccagggCCTGCCAGCCTCCCCTGCTCCAGAGCACAGCTGCCTGCAGGTCctgaggcaggagggcagggacaccagctcaggcagagcccagcagcagccagtgtGTCTGTCCCGTggggctgcctgtgccctggggcacacaAAGCCATGGCCACCAAGGgatgcccagtgacaggagcCAGGAGGCACAGGGTGCTCAGTTGCTGGGGCACTCAGCACTGGACATGGGTTTCTGGGGAGGGTCCTGCACCCCTCTCAACTCGCACCAGTGTTCCCAGTGCACTCAGGACCTAGGGCTGGCTGGAAGCCCATCCCAGCAGAcctgcctctccctgcttcAGCCCTGTGGGCGGGACCAAGGCTTGGCCCTCGCACCCTCTGCCTGGCCCCGATAAAGCACCACAGCTTGAGGTCCCCAcctggtggcagcagggacaAATGGCTTGGACAACACGAGCTCAGGGGTTCTTTGACCAGGCAGAACCCTGGGAaagtgctgcagagccagagcacTGCTCACTGCCACCCGATGTGTCCTGCCTGAGGACACAGTATGGCTTGGGAACACTTGGAAGTGAAACCCAAGCTGGGGACAAGTGCCACCCTCCATGTCCCTACTGTTGCTCTTACAGTCTGCCTCGTGCCCCCACCAATCTCAGGACCATGAGGGTTTGGAGGAGCCCAAGTCTGTGCTGGATTTGATGCTGGCTCTTCCTGGTGCTTTACACACCAGCCCACAGTACCTTGCACACTGTGCCCTGAGCCCTACCATACCCCTGGTCTCTCCAAGATCCCCAAGGAGCAGAGGCTCCCTGTGGAACACAGTTGTGCCCACAGCTCTGTCTGGGTAATGTTGGCTGGAAAAGTGGAACCTGCTCAACAGCTGCTCCATACAAAGGTAGATCAGGCTGGCCACTGATGCCCTGACCAgctctctcctcccttcctAACTGTGCCTAGGGTGCCACAATGTCTATGGTGCTTTGCAGGAGAAATCCCAAGTGCTGGAGGGTTTCCCTCTCTCTTTGAAGTCCTTGGAGTGTCTCCTGTCTCTGTGCATTCACTGACAGTGACTGGAGGACATGGGGCTGGGGCAAATGTCCATCCTGGCAAGTGCCAGTGGTCAAAGGGGTCATGGCAATCTTGGCTGGACTCGGTGAACCACACAGGGGCTTTCTGGAACCTTTCCCCACCCTAACCAAGCACCTCCCAGCtttggcaggggcagggcagcctTACTCAGCACCTGGCAGGTGGTAGCCCCCCAGGACTATCTGCTGCCCCATCTCCCACCACACCCACAGCTGGAGGAGAGCCCATGCTCTGTTATCAGCCCCCCACAGCTACTCTGCTGTGGGCTGCGATaagggctgggggctgtgcaggcaccagcaccacagcacccagcaccacTCCACTGCCCGggctcccttccctgccctgacacCCCTCACACTGCTGGATGTGGAGCTGAGCCCCATCTGCTCCCCTTGCAGTTCCCCAGGACCCCTCCAAAGTGATATCCCAGCAACACAGTGTTAAGTagagacagaagaaattctACACCTCTGCACAGGTCTCTCTGTGCTGGGGGTGCACAGAGAAATGTCCTGGTGCTGGGAGGTCCTGGGGTGCTCTCACTGTGTCCCCACACAGAGGGGCACAAGCACCAGGACCCCCTGTAGCCCACTGTCTCCCACAAGCATTTCCAGGAGAAGATGCTGTCTGACAATTTGTCCTGAACAAGGGGTGCATGGGGCTGGTTTTCCAAGAGAAGATCCTGCTGTGGAGCTCTGGTAGGacagcctggggctgcagggaaccTCCAATCCTCTGTGAGTCTTTTGCCTCCACAGGTGCCTGGAaatgctctgcctgctcccaaagccccatggctggcagagCAGTGTCTCCCTGTCAGGTAGCACCCTCTAAACACCGCTGCCTCCCCTCAGGGACAGCAAAACCAGTGCCCATTTCCTCCATGTGCCCACCTGGTGGAGACCCCTAGTACagatccctcctgctccctcccggcaggcagcaaacagagcaggacgccagagctggagcacaaatgcaacagattttatttcagaacaTTTGACTGCTCGCTGTTGGAGGGCTGGTGGTGTGTTGGGTCCAGCTCTAGCCACAGTACACGTCTTAACGGTACTTGGCAGTCAGCACGTTGCCCACGGCGCAAAGGAACTTGTCCAGGGAAGCATGGACCTCTGGGGTGAGGACACCAGGGTTGTGGCTGGCCACTGTCACCAGGAAGCAGTGGCCCAGCAGCTGAAAGGCAAAAGGAGATGGTGAGCAAGGGGGTGGCCAAGGGGTGCAGGAGGGGAGTGGTGCTGGTCACCCCTTCCCAGACACTCACTTTGAAGTTGACAGGGTCCACCCGGAGTTTTTGGGCATGGAGATCGCTGAGCTTGGAAAGGGCGCCGCTGATATCATCGATGTGGTTGGCAGCTTCCACCAGCGCAGCGGCCACCTTCTTGCCGTGCCCCTTGACCTGAGCAGAGCCCTTTCCCAGGTCGAAGTGGGGAAAGTAGGTCTTGGTTGGGGGAAAGGCGGCGAACATCCTGGGGAGCAGATGGGTACAGGGTGAGGTAAGATGGGGACAGGGTTACAGAGACAGCTGCGGATGAGGAGAGGATGGCAACAGATGGGACGGAGTCGGGCATGGAGACGAGAGAGGGTGACGCCGGGGATGGACACGTACCTCTCTAGGGCCTCGGCGCCATAGTCCTCGGCTTGGCCGCCGATTTTGGAGAAGACGCCCTTGACGTTGGTCTTGTCAGCAGCGGACAGCACCATGatgccaccttctccctgcgAGCCCACAGCACGGGTGTCCCCGCTAGCCGCCGCCGCCCTTATATGCGGTGCCGGGGCCCCGCCCgcgcccggcccgccccgctccggccccggccccggcccgaaGGAGCTGGACCCCGGCCAGGAGCGGCCGCCGCCCGCcagcggccccggccccgacactggccccggccccggccccggccccggcgggggCTGTCGGGGGTGTCTGTGTCCCGGCACCGCCGGGGGTCGCGTCAGCGGTAGGGTCAGTGCTTGTTCAGCTCAGGGGGTGGTTCGCCCCTCTGGCACAAGCTGACAgcagggttaggcttagggttaggcttagcaTGAAGTTTAGGTTCAGGCGTCATGTCTGGGCTGGCATGGGCTGAGGTTAAGGTCTGcgctggcacaggcagagcccccccagcGCGGAGTGGGGCACTGGCTCAGGTGCCCCGGGCACAGCCTGGATGGGTTCTGGACAGTGGTGGGGACAAGAGCGTGTGGGAGTCTGTGTCCCACAGACTGAGCCCAACACCCTCACTACCCATACACAGCCCCGTGGGCCCCTGCACGTACAGACTGACCCATCCAGCAGAGCCTTCACACACATGAGTTCCCCCAGTACGTGCACTGCCCCTGCACATCCGTGCACACAcgtgtgctgtccctgtgcacaCCCCTTGCcatccagcacagcccctgtgcaCACAGCTGCCCTGCTGCACCCCCTGCTCTCGTTCCCTCAGTGCACCCTGGACCACCGCACCCCGCAGTGTGCCCTgtccagcccctgctcctcGAACCAGCCACATCCCTGCGGACACAGAGCCTGGAGCTCCCCTGCTCCAGACTTCTCTCCCGCACACGGTCCGTGCTGGCGCCGGGGCTGGGGGGACTGGGCGACCCCGACTCCTGGGAGAGGAGGACGCTTGGCAGAGCCCGCAGAGATCAGCACTGTTGCAAGAGCTGCGGGAAGGAAAATACTCTGGGCCACGGTGGTTTATGGCAACCCCCGTGTGCCTCAAGTGATGAAGGTGGGCATGGAAACAAGGGTAAGGTAGATGAGGATggagaggaagatgaggagggTGAGGGGGCTTGTGGAGCTGGCACAGTCCAGCAGGGGACAGTTCACACCCTTGTTTCCTCCATGATCGACGGTTCTTATCGTTTGTGTTTGGGGGAGATTAGCTCGGTCTGGCACCACTTCAGAGtcgggagggaagggggagggcCGGGGGAGACTGATCTGGAAAACAGCGGCGGGGCAGCGTGTCTGCTGCATGTCTGTGCTGCGGAGGGGCAGCTACCAAGGCAGATCCCTTCACACTGGGGGCACAAGGATAAATGGGTGTAAATGCACATGAGCACACTGGGATGTAAACTGGGATGTGTCTGAGGACGGAGAAGGGGCTGGCGTGACCGGGCACTGTCAGTCCTGTTTGTGTGCAGGCagggtccctgcagcccccataCCTACCTTCTACCTGCACTCGGACACCTCAGGCACCCCTCTCCTGCAGGACCTCATCTCCTCCCTCTGGTGTCACAGTGCAGAGCAAACCCAAGCCTAGTTTAGTATCCCACAACCCACGGACTGTGacccatgattttttttttaagttgagGTTCCCAAGCCCTGAAACCAATGTCTCtgtgctggatgcagcactgcccaccccactcCCAGCCTGCCCATGTCCCAGGGGAAGTGCAGACACCTGGGACAGGTGTGGGGGCTTTTCCCTGGCAGTCAGCTGGGATTTGTGGCTCAGGGGCTTGAGTCCAAGAACAGTCTTTGTGCTTAACGGTCTgtggtggatttttttcactCCATGAATTCTCTGATTGCTTTTGGAGCTCATGCAAGCACTTAGCTCCCACAGCAACCCTAAAAAAGTCCTAAACAGCCATCCTGATAGATGGAGACAGGCAGGATTTAATCCATTCCCAACCTCCCTTCCCGAGAATCCTTTAAAAGGATGCAAGGATCACATTTGCCTTGGCACAGCCTTTCCCCTGCTCCCTGGAGGGACGCAGGCATAACCAggtgccaggctgagctccaTTCCAGGGGTCTTGCTATCAGCTGCATCCCATGTTGGAGAGGGGTGGAAGCAGGCAGAAACCTGGGGGACACCCAGGGAGCCCATGGTTGGTGCTGCCCTTCCTGAACCACATCTGGCCTCACCCTCTCTCTGGCAGGAGCACTGCCACTCTCCAGTCCACCCCAGCCCTCAGCCCAGGAACAGACAACATAGTGCTGTGGCAGAAGGGTCTTTATTGATGGCACATGGGCACAAGTGGCAGCTCATCTGTACTTCTCAGCCAGCACGGCAGCCACGGCCGACATGAACTTGTCAACAGCAGCGTGCATCTCAGGGGTGTAGTCCTTCCCCAGGTGCACAGCCAGCACCACCTGGAAGCACTGTGCCAGAAGCTGCAAGGTGAAACAGGGCTTAGCACCTGCTACAGCCCCTGTGGCCCCATCCCACTCCCTATCCCTTGTCCCCTGTCTCCCATTCTCATCCCTGTCTCCCATCCCCTGGCCCCCAGTCCCTGGGCCCCCATCCCCTGTCCCCCATACCGATCCCTGTCTCCCAACCCCTGTCCCCCATACTGATCCCTGTCTTccattccctgtcccccatACTGATCCCTATTCCTAGTTCCCTGTTCCTCATcccccatcccaatccctgtcccccatccccTATCCCCCATCCTCCATCCTCCATCCCCTGTCCCCCACTGGCCatcctccatccctgtccctatTCCCTGTCCCCCATCTCCCATCCCCCATCCCAATCCCCatcccccctccccatccccctgTCCCCCGCCTGCCTTGAAGTTGACAGGGTCGACACGCAGGTTGTAGGCGTGCAGGTTGCTGAGCTCAGACAGAGCCTGGCTGAGGTTGTCCAGGTTCTTCACGGCAgtgcccaaggcagccaccacCTTCTTGCCATGGCCACGGATCTGGTCAGAGCCATGGTGCAGGTCGAAGTGGGGGAAGTAGGTCTTGGTCTGGGGGTAGGTAGCGAACATCCTGGGGGAGTAGGACAGTCAGTGGTGCTCATCTCAGCTGGACCCACCACACTGACCCTTCTGTGGGTTCCCACCCGCTCATCCCCCTTGCCCATGGGGTCCCCAGGTCTGCACCTCTCCAGGGTCTCGGCTCCAGCTTCCTCCTGGCAGCCGCCTATCTTCTCCCAGACCTTCTGGACCAGCTTCTTGTCCTCGGCGGTCAGCATGGTGGCGGCTGGCAGGGTAGGCAGGGGTTGGTGGCGGCAGCACCCGCAGGGACGCCCTCTTATAGCTGCCAGCACCTCCACCCGACCTTATCTTATCTCCCCGAGGGGCGAGGGGAcagccagcccagggaagggctgtggccCTGCCTCGGGGGGCCCTGGCTGCCACTGCGGGGCTCAGCCCTAAGGAGGCCCCTGGGGGGTTGAGctaccctgccctgccccactgcaccAGCCCCACATCAGGCTGGGGGCTGCCTCACGgtcagcagcagccccagcaatGGCCTGTGGGGGTCACAGTTTTGTGCACCCTGGCTGGAATGTCCTCAAGCCTCCTGTTGTAATCCACCACCAGACCCTGGATGGGCCAGGGTTCTCCCTGACTCTGTGGGTGTTGGAGTGGGTCCCACAAGTGTCCCTGGTCCTCATGTCCTCCAGATTCTGGCACATCCAGCCCTTCTCTGCCCCAGGTACCCCATGGGCTCTGAACAGGAGCCATGGACAATCTCTCCTGGGTCATGCTGGGGGTCTGCCATGAGAAACACAACccctccagcagcctggagaaaCCTGGGCAGGGAAAAACCTCCTTTTTGAGTACACAGTCTTCCCAACGTCTGTCCTGTGATACTTTCAGGCCTGggttcctttccttcttcccaccATGATGTGTGCTCTTGCCTCTCCCCATAAACACTGGGACAaccatagaattatagaataataaaatcttTAAGGCTGtaaaaagccctctaagattattgagtccaactattaacccagcactgccaaggccaaCATTAACCACGTTCCCAGGTGCCACACCTACAAACCTTCTAaagccctgcagggatggtgattccaccactgccctgggcagtctgtgccaggccttgacaaccctttccatgaagtgatttttcctaatatccaacctaaccccCACCCGGTGGAACTTGAGCCTGTTTCTTCTGGCTGTCACATGCCTCTCTCAGCCTCTGTGCACAGAGACACGTCAGATGCTGACCTACCACCTAAGTCATGGATTTAAACCTTCAGATTAGCCAAGACCCACAGATGCACCATGTTTTAAAAGCTACTGTGGTACACTTGGTGACATGTTTAGAGCCTTTTGGTGGCCTGAGAACTTCTGCACCACCTTTTCCCCCCTTGCCCAAACAGAGTCCCTAAATTCCATGAATGAGACAAGAATCACTGCTTGCAGTGCCAGCTCAGGCTGTCTATCAGAGCTTAAGGCTTTGCACCCACCCCTTTATGTCAGAAGTCCTCTGAGACAAGAGCTTACATGGTGCTGTGCTTTACATTTTAGGCTGAACTGACCCTGGTAACACGCTGATGCTCCAGATTTTTCTGAGCAGCCTttgcacagcaccaaggctgtcTCTGCTTCTCACTGTGCCCCCACCCAGGGAATAGATTTTAGGGtactgggaggggacacaaccAGATGAGCCCAACTCATTGCATAACATATAACTCcttgctcagcaataaaagggaaaggagggggtGTGAGGGAGTTCTAGGGGGGTAACCATCATTtttgctcagcaataaaaggGAAAGAGGGGATGTGAGGGAGTTCTAGGGGAGTAACCATCATTTTTGCTCATGAACTGGCTGGACATTGGTTTACACACAGGACACAGTGAGTGATTGTCTTAATATCccctggtttatttttttcctgtcctcgTCTTCCACTTACCCTTCACTTATTAAACaataatttctgtttgtttgtttgatctTGACCCcagtttttcttgctttttttcttcctttcctcttcccctgaTCCAGTTGAGAGGGGGAAGTGAGTGAGTGACTGTGTAGTGCTTGGCTGCCCACTGGGGTTAACCCACCACAAGTATGTATGGATCATTCCTAGTCTTCCCAAATTTCAAATCCATGTAAAGTTccctatattaaaaaaagagatgtcAAGCTGAGGGGATGGTCCCTTTAGCAAACCTGTCTACCAGGTGTTCATGAAGCACATCAGATACCATGTCCACACCCCATGGAGAGAGGCATGAGAAGACAATGCCCACCATCACAGCACATGGCAATGCAGGTTTTGTTCCCAGCAGTCTGGGATGGGTTTTGGATAGGTCAAATAAAAAGCCTGGGTCTATTCAATATGCTAGCAGGGCAAAAGACTCTTTCCTGGTCACCCTGTAAACAGTCTTTGGTGGATATACCTTAGTGAGCGGCAGCAGTCACAGGGCTGGAGCCTTTTCTGGGCTTCTGTTCACTGGTGTGTTGTTCCCACTGAGCATTATGTTATTCCCACTGAATTTGTACATCTTAGCACATGAATTAGTACATGAATTCAATAGTAAGTGAACTAGTATGTGAATTCACAAAACTTACTACTTCCCCCTCCATGCTGTGTAGCCATTTCAGAACAGCCCTGCCTGAACAGCCACGTGTAGTTGGAACACACAGAGATAAAACACAGAGACCATTGCTTGCTTTTGAATTATTTATTGGGTTTTGCAGATAACTAAACCCCTGCAGAGGGGTCTGAGTGGGCTGCCTAGGAAGGGTGATACCCCAGAGCCTGGGATGTGCCTCCCTCACCCTCTGTGGAGGACATTTATCTGTACTTCTCAGTCAGGACAGAGGAAACACTGGACAGGAACTTGTCCCATGCAGCATGAACTTCTGGGGTGAAGTCGCTGGGATAGTGAGCAGCCACGGAGCACAGGATACAgtgggagagcagctggaagggaaaaCAGGATGAAATCCATTATAATCAGGATCAGATCTGAGGCTGGGGGTCTGCAGTGGAGCTTGGGCccagctctgggatgacccAAGCAGGGAAGAAGCACAGTTGCCTTTGGTATAGGGAAACAGGCACTGCTTGCTCCCATTCCCTCTTCCAAATGTCTCTTCCTTCCTCACCCAAGGGAAATGCAACAAAGTGGAAATGTTCAGAATTTACTGAGACTTTGTTCAAGACAGGTGATGTAACTGGGTGTGAGGGAGATCCATGAATTACAGCAAAGACAACAGAGACTCGAGTCTGTCTAAGACAAACCACAGGAGCCCCTTGAATAATTATTTGCCTACACTAGACCAGAACTTTAATTATAAGatccaatctcaggttaaaaatcAGATGGGCAACAAGGGATCAGGGATCAGACTGTGGTCTCTAACAGCTAGTTTGCCCCCCTGGAAGTCTCTGTGCTCACTCACCTTGAAGTTGACGGGGTCCACCCTGAGGATGTAAGCGTGCAGCTCGCTGAGCTTGGCCAAAGCCCCCCGAATGTCATCCACGTGCTTCACAGCCTCCCCGATGGCATTCATGACCTTGGAGCCGTGCCCAcggagctgagctgagccctggCTCAGGTCAAAGTGGGGGAAGTAGGTTTTGGTCTGGGGGAAGCTGAAGAAAAGCCTGGAAGAGAACATGAGAATGAGGTTTCAGCAGTGGAAGTGGCATCCATGAGGTGGGAAAAACTCAGAGCAAGTGCAGTGTGAACCTTCAGTGGTGTAACAAGGATTTaggagctctgggagcagaTCCTTCTGCTCTTAAGCCTCTGTTGCAGCACGTGCAGATTAGACAGCAGGCTAATCTGAAATACTAAAGaagaattaaataattaaaaaaattaatgtatttttgcttttgtttgtttctagtAAAGAATAGCCCCAAATTGTCACCAAATTTCTCCTCTTGCATTGTAACCCAGTTTCCTGGACCTGCAAACTGAAATGAGCTGAATGAATCAGAATCAATATGAGTGGTTCTCTAGAAGGAGAACCACAATATTTTATACTGAgctgtaaataaaatttaaataactttGAGTAACACAAGAATTTCTGAACAATTTCCAGACTATTATCTCTTTTGAGCCAGcttatttaattaataaatcCTGAGGCATCAGCATGAACTTTGGATTactgtgtcatctgcaaacagGGGATCCAATTGTCTTGTTTCTTAAGAGTTTGTTACTTATCACAACTGGAACAATGAGATCTGAGCATCCAGTGAATTTAGTGAGTGGATATTATCTCAGAAAGTGTAAGAGAAAGGGCATCACTTGTACAATAAACCACTGCAAGTTCATCCTCTCACAGGGATAATGCTGTTTCAGGACACGGAGTATGAATGACTTTGAATTCCTTGCCAGTGCTCCTGGCTATGACTTTTTCTGAATTGCtgtaaggaggaaaaaaactccatTGAACTATTTGGAAAATGATGGTTTGCCATGAGATTTTGAAGCATTTAGTAGCACAGATATAATTCCCAATGATTACTCACCGAACAACACAACTCCCCATCAACTCTCAGTGGTCCAGTTTGCTCTCACTCACCCAAGCTCTACCTGAGATGCATCCCAATAGCAGTGTCCCAGGAGGGCACTCTTTGGAGGAGTGCTGGGGCCTTACCTCTCCAGTGATTCTGCCCCAATGGCATCAGCCTGGGTGGCCACCTTGGCCCAGATGGTGACCACGGCGGCTTTCTCGGCTTGGGTCAGTGTCAtggtgcaggaggtgctggCTCTGTCCCTTGCAGTGACCGCTCGGAGCAGGTTTGGGCTCACCACCCTGGCAGGCCTGGTTAtaaaggggaaggggagagtgGCCCTGGGCACCTGTCCACACTCATTGGTCACTCCAGAGGCACTCCCTTGGAGGGGGGCCGCTTATCTCCCCAAGGAGCTGTGGCTATTCTAGCGAGGGTCAGTGTGCTGCCCTCCTTGCTGGCCGGCCTTATCAGCTTCTGGCTTCTGAACAAAACCACTGTGTGGCCCAAAGAAATGGTCTGGACATGTATTGATACATGACCAGAGAGATAATGCTGGACAATGCCACTGAGGAAGCGTTGGGACACATCTTTGAGCCAAGGAGTGTAGGGACTTAGAGCATACTAAGGAGCTTGGAGAGCTCTGCTTTGCCTCTCTTGGTTCACAGGTGTGAACACAAGACTCTGAGCCTTTCTGGGCCATGTCATACACTTCCAGTGTATGTGGCTGCCCTGTGGCACAGTATTGCACATGAAATTGTTACTTGGTAGTGGTacagacaggctgggagatgtGTGGTGTAGTTCAGAGGGACAGTGAAACCCTGATCTGGTGAGAAGAAGCAGAGATTTTGCCACTTTCTTCAGCACTGCCAGGACTTCCCTTTGCCAGCCTCTTGCCAAGAATTAGGGACCTACTCTGCAATTGATATGGATTATAACAGCAGTGGTAGTAATGTTTCCTATGGATAACAAAGTTTGTAAAATTGAGTATGGtcctaaaaaaaaagtatatgtTGAGAAAGCCCAGTTAGACGTTCGTTTTCATCACTAACTGTCTCATAGTGCACACCTCTAATTTCTTTGTACTGTAAAATAGCCCTGAGCaccacagccagtgctgggcacacacaggaaTACCTGGTACCACAATAGACTCTTGGTAGCATCAGGACATGGGCACACTGGATGGGTGAAgaaccaaacaagcaaaacaaagaccAGCAGAGGTCTGTAATCACAGATAAGTGGGCAAAGTGTCAAAGAAAGGCCCTACTGGAAATAGTCGCTGCTGAAGCTCTGGTAATGAATACCCTGCCAGCTCATGAAGCAGAAGTAAATCTTTCTGCCATGCTGATAAACTCCAGCAGCCTTACACATCACCACTGAGCACTGGCAGCCTGGCATGGAAAGCTGGCTGGTGCAGTAGGAGAGGTCAGATAGTGTTCTCTGCCCAAACAGTCCTGCACACTTGTGCAGAGAAGGTTGATGTATCTCAGCCAGATTTCTCACCAAGAGCAACAGAGTGTGCTCCCCAGCCAGGGGCATCCTGCTAA
This genomic window from Pithys albifrons albifrons isolate INPA30051 chromosome 16, PitAlb_v1, whole genome shotgun sequence contains:
- the LOC139679340 gene encoding hemoglobin subunit alpha-D, which produces MLTAEDKKLVQKVWEKIGGCQEEAGAETLERMFATYPQTKTYFPHFDLHHGSDQIRGHGKKVVAALGTAVKNLDNLSQALSELSNLHAYNLRVDPVNLQLLAQCFQVVLAVHLGKDYTPEMHAAVDKFMSAVAAVLAEKYR
- the LOC139679315 gene encoding hemoglobin subunit alpha-A; this translates as MVLSAADKTNVKGVFSKIGGQAEDYGAEALERMFAAFPPTKTYFPHFDLGKGSAQVKGHGKKVAAALVEAANHIDDISGALSKLSDLHAQKLRVDPVNFKLLGHCFLVTVASHNPGVLTPEVHASLDKFLCAVGNVLTAKYR
- the LOC139679365 gene encoding hemoglobin subunit pi, encoding MTLTQAEKAAVVTIWAKVATQADAIGAESLERLFFSFPQTKTYFPHFDLSQGSAQLRGHGSKVMNAIGEAVKHVDDIRGALAKLSELHAYILRVDPVNFKLLSHCILCSVAAHYPSDFTPEVHAAWDKFLSSVSSVLTEKYR